A single window of Vigna radiata var. radiata cultivar VC1973A chromosome 4, Vradiata_ver6, whole genome shotgun sequence DNA harbors:
- the LOC106758680 gene encoding uncharacterized protein YKR070W isoform X2 — protein MSFHLLTKARNRTVFSYLLSRAFSHGPQRPSFGIAFDIDGVILLGNSPVGGSPGALRKLYDADGGLKIPYVFLTNGGGFPEAKRAFELSQLLGVNVSPSQVLQGHSPFKQLVKRFENDLVVAVGKGEPAAVMSEYGFRHALSIDEYASCFENIDPLAPYKKWTSNLATMQNSKFNESFPRNDVLSKRVQAAFIVSDPVDWSRDIQVLCDVLKTGGLPGRNVGPQPHIYFANDDLEYQTKFPSERLGMGAFRIALESIFNRTHPHCLEYTCFGKPHPSVFKNAEIVLQKLVASLYDDFYDKNHDKTSSFKTLYMIGDNPAVDIRGARQTGHPWFSILTRTGVFKGKENHDKFSADLVVDTVEEAVDYILAKECAS, from the exons ATGAGCTTCCATCTCTTAACCAAAGCCAGAAACCGAACAGTGTTTTCGTATCTACTCTCACGCGCATTCTCTCACGGACCCCAACG GCCTTCATTCGGCATCGCGTTCGACATCGACGGTGTCATTTTGCTCGGAAACTCTCCTGTCGGTGGTTCTCCTGGAGCGCTGAGAAAATTATACGACGCTGATg GTGGATTGAAAATCCCGTATGTTTTCCTCACTAATG GTGGTGGCTTTCCTGAGGCTAAAAGAGCTTTTGAACTAAGTCAACTGTTAGGTGTGAATGTCTCACCTTCGCAG GTTCTACAAGGCCATTCACCATTTAAACAACTGGTCAAGAG ATTTGAGAATGATCTCGTTGTGGCTGTGGGGAAAGGGGAACCTGCAGCTGTGATGTCGGAATATGGTTTTAG ACATGCTCTTTCAATTGATGAATATGCCTCGTGCTTTGAAAACATTGATCCGCTGGCTCCATACAAGAAATGGACTTCCAATCTGGCTACTATGCAGAATTCAAAGTTTAATGAGAGTTTTCCAAGGAATGATGTCCTCTCTAAAAGGGTTCAAGCAGCATTTATAGTTAGTGACCCTGTTGATTGGAGCAGGGATATACAG GTTCTCTGTGACGTCTTAAAAACAGGAGGCCTTCCTGGAAGAAATGTTGGACCACAACCACATATATATTTTGCAAATGATGACCTTGAATATCAG ACTAAATTTCCTTCTGAACGTTTGGGCATGGGAGCATTCAGGATTGCATTAGAATCCATCTTCAATAG GACTCATCCTCATTGCTTGGAGTATACCTGTTTTGGCAAACCACATCCATCAGTATTCAAGAATGCAGAAATTGTGTTACAGAAACTTGTGGCATCACTTTATGATGATTTCTATGATAAAAATCATGATAAGACTTCATCTTTTAAAACACTGTACATGATTGGAGATAATCCTGCAGTTGATATCAGAGGAGCACGACAG ACTGGGCATCCTTGGTTTTCTATTCTCACCAGAACTGGAGTTTTCAAGGGGAAGGAAAATCATGACAAATTTTCAGCAGATCTG GTGGTTGACACTGTTGAAGAAGCTGTGGACTACATACTGGCAAAGGAATGCGCTTCATAG
- the LOC106758680 gene encoding uncharacterized protein YKR070W isoform X1 yields the protein MSFHLLTKARNRTVFSYLLSRAFSHGPQRPGRPSFGIAFDIDGVILLGNSPVGGSPGALRKLYDADGGLKIPYVFLTNGGGFPEAKRAFELSQLLGVNVSPSQVLQGHSPFKQLVKRFENDLVVAVGKGEPAAVMSEYGFRHALSIDEYASCFENIDPLAPYKKWTSNLATMQNSKFNESFPRNDVLSKRVQAAFIVSDPVDWSRDIQVLCDVLKTGGLPGRNVGPQPHIYFANDDLEYQTKFPSERLGMGAFRIALESIFNRTHPHCLEYTCFGKPHPSVFKNAEIVLQKLVASLYDDFYDKNHDKTSSFKTLYMIGDNPAVDIRGARQTGHPWFSILTRTGVFKGKENHDKFSADLVVDTVEEAVDYILAKECAS from the exons ATGAGCTTCCATCTCTTAACCAAAGCCAGAAACCGAACAGTGTTTTCGTATCTACTCTCACGCGCATTCTCTCACGGACCCCAACG ACCTGGCAGGCCTTCATTCGGCATCGCGTTCGACATCGACGGTGTCATTTTGCTCGGAAACTCTCCTGTCGGTGGTTCTCCTGGAGCGCTGAGAAAATTATACGACGCTGATg GTGGATTGAAAATCCCGTATGTTTTCCTCACTAATG GTGGTGGCTTTCCTGAGGCTAAAAGAGCTTTTGAACTAAGTCAACTGTTAGGTGTGAATGTCTCACCTTCGCAG GTTCTACAAGGCCATTCACCATTTAAACAACTGGTCAAGAG ATTTGAGAATGATCTCGTTGTGGCTGTGGGGAAAGGGGAACCTGCAGCTGTGATGTCGGAATATGGTTTTAG ACATGCTCTTTCAATTGATGAATATGCCTCGTGCTTTGAAAACATTGATCCGCTGGCTCCATACAAGAAATGGACTTCCAATCTGGCTACTATGCAGAATTCAAAGTTTAATGAGAGTTTTCCAAGGAATGATGTCCTCTCTAAAAGGGTTCAAGCAGCATTTATAGTTAGTGACCCTGTTGATTGGAGCAGGGATATACAG GTTCTCTGTGACGTCTTAAAAACAGGAGGCCTTCCTGGAAGAAATGTTGGACCACAACCACATATATATTTTGCAAATGATGACCTTGAATATCAG ACTAAATTTCCTTCTGAACGTTTGGGCATGGGAGCATTCAGGATTGCATTAGAATCCATCTTCAATAG GACTCATCCTCATTGCTTGGAGTATACCTGTTTTGGCAAACCACATCCATCAGTATTCAAGAATGCAGAAATTGTGTTACAGAAACTTGTGGCATCACTTTATGATGATTTCTATGATAAAAATCATGATAAGACTTCATCTTTTAAAACACTGTACATGATTGGAGATAATCCTGCAGTTGATATCAGAGGAGCACGACAG ACTGGGCATCCTTGGTTTTCTATTCTCACCAGAACTGGAGTTTTCAAGGGGAAGGAAAATCATGACAAATTTTCAGCAGATCTG GTGGTTGACACTGTTGAAGAAGCTGTGGACTACATACTGGCAAAGGAATGCGCTTCATAG